The Syngnathus scovelli strain Florida chromosome 13, RoL_Ssco_1.2, whole genome shotgun sequence genome has a window encoding:
- the LOC125979468 gene encoding lysosomal membrane ascorbate-dependent ferrireductase CYB561A3-like: protein MGSRATFYMSWCLCITTGIACVVLVVYWYWRWHGGFAWDGTQAQFNWHPVLMISGLLVLYGLAAVLFRVPWGWSHKKRGWKMLHAGLMLAALILAGVGLHAVFVVHRNLNIPALYSLHSWVGMSAVVTFAWQWFLGLVGFLLPCSAPRLGGALKGIHVWTGQAVLMLTLAACISGINEQLFFALDGVSASAYSSLPVEALFGNMLGVLTVAFSVLVFGILSKTDWQRPNTNTNDEATPILMREEAI from the exons ATGGGATCGAGGGCGACTTTCTACATGTCTTGGTGTCTGTGCATCACCACGGGCATCGCGTGCGTGGTCTTGGTTGTCTACTGGTACTGGCGTTGGCATGGAGGATTTGCCTGGGATGGAACCCAGGCCCAATTCAATTGGCATcccgtcctcatgatcagtggACTGCTGGTCCTCTATGGCCTCG CTGCCGTTCTCTTCCGTGTGCCTTGGGGGTGGTCGCATAAGAAGCGTGGATGGAAGATGCTTCACGCAGGACTGATGCTGGCCGCCCTGATTCTCGCCGGCGTCGGCTTGCACGCTGTCTTCGTCGTGCACCGCAACCTGAACATCCCTGCGTTGTACTCTCTGCACAGCTGGGTGGGAATGAGCGCCGTGGTGACCTTTGCGTGGCAG TGGTTCCTGGGCCTGGTCGGCTTCTTGCTGCCGTGTTCTGCACCGCGTTTGGGCGGTGCCCTGAAGGGCATCCATGTGTGGACGGGACAAGCGGTGCTGATGCTCACTCTGGCTGCCTGCATCAGTGGGATCAACGAACAGCTTTTCTTTGCACT GGATGGTGTGTCAGCAAGTGCTTACAGCTCCCTTCCTGTGGAGGCGCTGTTTGGCAACATGCTAGGAGTCCTGACTGTGGCGTTCAGTGTTCTCGTGTTTGGAATTCTGTCCAAAACCGACTGGCAACGTCCAaacaccaataccaatgatgaaGCAACTCCA ATTTTGATGAGAGAAGAAGCCATTTAA